A region of Mauremys mutica isolate MM-2020 ecotype Southern chromosome 2, ASM2049712v1, whole genome shotgun sequence DNA encodes the following proteins:
- the RPP40 gene encoding ribonuclease P protein subunit p40 isoform X2, producing the protein MSVPLRRLRETPRHLLVCEKSHVRHERSRHAAHVRSHAYNCRVSFLIPECGILPEALKSVITDIGEYYLVKNLSLHELVTHEFINTFVKKGSCYALTYNTKIDQDNAAALLPTGKLIISVDKDTYEELGLQGRPSQYSGKKVMRYIVTIDLTDSAFDPDSKKHKRVLWALREKKPLEFDFLLSWHNTGAEGSTLMSYFSKNQIQAHKPKTTFSTLRNLQCPVFHSNELQGKLEESCSAQELFEWLGAVWNNVGLDNKSFSFLSTYCCPQPSTVVEQAYLCTITGFILPEKIIQLLEQLCCYFDEPKLAQWVTLTVHGFADSPVSWRESEHGFQKGGENLYNFVVFRNLDYWLQMAVGANDDCPP; encoded by the exons ATGTCGGTTCCGCTGCGGCGGCTCCGCGAGACCCCGCGGCACCTGCTGGTGTGCGAGAAAAGCCACGTGCGGCATGAGCGCTCCCGGCACGCGGCGCACGTGCGGAGCCACGCCTACAACTGCCGC GTGTCATTTTTGATCCCTGAATGTGGAATTCTTCCAGAAGCACTGAAAAGTGTTATCACAGACATTGGAGAGTATTATTTGGTGAAGAATTTATCTCTTCATGAATTGGTTACGCATGAATTTATCAATACATTTGTGAAAAAAG GTTCATGCTATgctcttacatacaacacaaaAATTGATCAAGATAATGCTGCTGCTCTACTACCAACTG GAAAACTAATTATATCAGTAGACAAGGACACGTATGAGGAGCTTGGACTACAAGGTCGTCCATCTCAGTATTCTGGTAAAAAAGTCATGAGATATA TTGTTACCATTGACTTGACTGACTCAGCCTTTGATCCTGATAGTAAGAAACATAAAAGAGTGCTTTGGGCCTTGAGAGAGAAGAAACCTTTAGAATTTGATTTCCTGCTGTCCTGGCATAACACAG GTGCAGAAGGATCAACACTGATGTCATACTTTTCCAAAAACCAAATACAAGCCCATAAGCCAAAAACAACATTCAGCACATTAAGAAATTTGCAGTGTCCAGTGTTCCATAGTAATGAACTGCAAGGAAAGCTGGAAGAGTCATGCAGTGCACAGGAACTGTTTGAATGGTTAGGTGCCGTTTGGAACAACGTTGGTTT AGACAACAAGTCATTTAGCTTCTTATCAACCTATTGCTGTCCTCAGCCCAGCACAGTAGTGGAGCAAGCCTATTTGTGCACAATCACTGGCTTTATACTCCCAGAGAAGATAATTCAGTTATTGGAACAGCTATG ttgCTATTTTGATGAACCGAAACTGGCTCAGTGGGTGACCTTAACCGTGCATGGCTTTGCAGACAGCCCTGTTTCCTGGAGAGAAAGTGAACATGGTTTCCAAAAGGGAGGAGAGAACTTGTACAATTTTGTTGTTTTTAGGAACCTGGACTATTGGCTTCAAATGGCTGTTGGAGCAAATGATGATTGCCCACCTTAA
- the RPP40 gene encoding ribonuclease P protein subunit p40 isoform X1 has translation MSVPLRRLRETPRHLLVCEKSHVRHERSRHAAHVRSHAYNCRVSFLIPECGILPEALKSVITDIGEYYLVKNLSLHELVTHEFINTFVKKGSCYALTYNTKIDQDNAAALLPTGKLIISVDKDTYEELGLQGRPSQYSGKKVMRYIVTIDLTDSAFDPDSKKHKRVLWALREKKPLEFDFLLSWHNTVLGAEGSTLMSYFSKNQIQAHKPKTTFSTLRNLQCPVFHSNELQGKLEESCSAQELFEWLGAVWNNVGLDNKSFSFLSTYCCPQPSTVVEQAYLCTITGFILPEKIIQLLEQLCCYFDEPKLAQWVTLTVHGFADSPVSWRESEHGFQKGGENLYNFVVFRNLDYWLQMAVGANDDCPP, from the exons ATGTCGGTTCCGCTGCGGCGGCTCCGCGAGACCCCGCGGCACCTGCTGGTGTGCGAGAAAAGCCACGTGCGGCATGAGCGCTCCCGGCACGCGGCGCACGTGCGGAGCCACGCCTACAACTGCCGC GTGTCATTTTTGATCCCTGAATGTGGAATTCTTCCAGAAGCACTGAAAAGTGTTATCACAGACATTGGAGAGTATTATTTGGTGAAGAATTTATCTCTTCATGAATTGGTTACGCATGAATTTATCAATACATTTGTGAAAAAAG GTTCATGCTATgctcttacatacaacacaaaAATTGATCAAGATAATGCTGCTGCTCTACTACCAACTG GAAAACTAATTATATCAGTAGACAAGGACACGTATGAGGAGCTTGGACTACAAGGTCGTCCATCTCAGTATTCTGGTAAAAAAGTCATGAGATATA TTGTTACCATTGACTTGACTGACTCAGCCTTTGATCCTGATAGTAAGAAACATAAAAGAGTGCTTTGGGCCTTGAGAGAGAAGAAACCTTTAGAATTTGATTTCCTGCTGTCCTGGCATAACACAG TGTTAGGTGCAGAAGGATCAACACTGATGTCATACTTTTCCAAAAACCAAATACAAGCCCATAAGCCAAAAACAACATTCAGCACATTAAGAAATTTGCAGTGTCCAGTGTTCCATAGTAATGAACTGCAAGGAAAGCTGGAAGAGTCATGCAGTGCACAGGAACTGTTTGAATGGTTAGGTGCCGTTTGGAACAACGTTGGTTT AGACAACAAGTCATTTAGCTTCTTATCAACCTATTGCTGTCCTCAGCCCAGCACAGTAGTGGAGCAAGCCTATTTGTGCACAATCACTGGCTTTATACTCCCAGAGAAGATAATTCAGTTATTGGAACAGCTATG ttgCTATTTTGATGAACCGAAACTGGCTCAGTGGGTGACCTTAACCGTGCATGGCTTTGCAGACAGCCCTGTTTCCTGGAGAGAAAGTGAACATGGTTTCCAAAAGGGAGGAGAGAACTTGTACAATTTTGTTGTTTTTAGGAACCTGGACTATTGGCTTCAAATGGCTGTTGGAGCAAATGATGATTGCCCACCTTAA